From Equus przewalskii isolate Varuska chromosome 7, EquPr2, whole genome shotgun sequence, one genomic window encodes:
- the RSRC2 gene encoding arginine/serine-rich coiled-coil protein 2 isoform X3: protein MYLFLLEPQNIIIQDHDQGQEKENESQITKEENTGAGAEAKRTNFFLKQARRHESKDKSSKKHKSEEHNDKEHSSDKGRERLNSSENGEDRHKRKERKSSRGRSHSRSRSRERRHRSRSRERKKSRSRSRERKKSRSRSRERKKSRSRSRERKRRIRSRSRSRSRHRHRSRSRSRTRSRSRDRKKRIEKPRRFSRSLSRTPSPPPFRGRNTAMDAQEALARRLERAKKLQEQREKEMVEKQKQQEIAAAAAATGGSVLNVAALLASGTQVTPQIAMAAQMAALQAKALAETGIAVPSYYNPAAVNPMKFAEQEKKRKMLWQGKKEGDKSQSAEIWEKLNFGNKDQNVKFRKLMGIKSEDEAGCSSVDEESYKTLKQQEEVFRNLDAQYEMARSQTHTQRGMGLGFTSSMRGMDAV from the exons AACCAACTTCTTCTTAAAACAGGCAAGAAGACATGAATCCAAAGATAAGTCCTCTAAGAAACACAAGTCTGAGGAACATAATGACAAAGAACATTCTTCTGATAAAGGAAGAGAGCGGCTAAATTCATCTGAAAATGGTGAGGACAGACACAAACGCaaagaaagaaagtcatcaaGAGGCAGAAGTCACTCAAGATCTAGGTCTCGTGAAAG GCGTCATCGTAGTAGAAGCAGGGAGCGGAAGAAGTCAAGATCCAGGAGTAGGGAGCGGAAGAAGTCAAGatccagaagcagagagaggaagaaatcacGATCcagaagcagggaaagaaaacGTCGGATCCGATCCCGTTCCCGCTCGAGATCAAGACATAGGCATAGGAGTAGAAGCAGGAGTAGGACAAGGAGTAGAAGTCG TGATCGAAAGAAGAGAATTGAGAAACCAAGAAGATTTAGCAGAAGTTTAAGCCGAACTCCCAGTCCACCTCCCTTCAGAGGCAGAAATACAGCGATGGATGCACAAGAAGCTTTAGCTAGGAG ATTGGAAAGGGCAAAGAAATTACAAGAACAGCGAGAAAAGGAAATggttgagaaacaaaaacaacaagaaatagCTGcag CAGCTGCAGCTACTGGAGGTTCCGTTCTCAATGTTGCTGCCCTTTTGGCATCAGGAACGCAAGTAACTCCTCAGATAGCCATGGCAGCTCAAATGGCAGCCCTGCAAGCTAAAGCTTTGGCAGAGACCGGAATAGCTGTACCTAGCTATTATAACCCAGCAGCTGTGAATCCAATGAAATTTgctgaacaagagaaaaagagaaagatgcttTGGCAAGGCAAGAAAGAAGGG GACAAATCCCAGTCTGCTGAAATATGGGAAAAATTGAATTTTGGAAACAAGGACCAAAATGTCAAATTTAGGAAATTAATGGGTATTAAG AGTGAAGATGAAGCTGGATGTAGTTCGGTTGATGAAGAAAGTTACAAGACTTTGAAACAACAGGAAGAAGTATTTAGAAATCTGGATGCTCAGTATGAAATGGCAagatcacaaacacacacacagagaggaaTGGGATTGGGTTTCACATCATCAATGCGAGGAATGGATGCAGTTTGA
- the RSRC2 gene encoding arginine/serine-rich coiled-coil protein 2 isoform X5: protein MIRTNFFLKQARRHESKDKSSKKHKSEEHNDKEHSSDKGRERLNSSENGEDRHKRKERKSSRGRSHSRSRSRERRHRSRSRERKKSRSRSRERKKSRSRSRERKKSRSRSRERKRRIRSRSRSRSRHRHRSRSRSRTRSRSRDRKKRIEKPRRFSRSLSRTPSPPPFRGRNTAMDAQEALARRLERAKKLQEQREKEMVEKQKQQEIAAAAAATGGSVLNVAALLASGTQVTPQIAMAAQMAALQAKALAETGIAVPSYYNPAAVNPMKFAEQEKKRKMLWQGKKEGDKSQSAEIWEKLNFGNKDQNVKFRKLMGIKSEDEAGCSSVDEESYKTLKQQEEVFRNLDAQYEMARSQTHTQRGMGLGFTSSMRGMDAV, encoded by the exons AACCAACTTCTTCTTAAAACAGGCAAGAAGACATGAATCCAAAGATAAGTCCTCTAAGAAACACAAGTCTGAGGAACATAATGACAAAGAACATTCTTCTGATAAAGGAAGAGAGCGGCTAAATTCATCTGAAAATGGTGAGGACAGACACAAACGCaaagaaagaaagtcatcaaGAGGCAGAAGTCACTCAAGATCTAGGTCTCGTGAAAG GCGTCATCGTAGTAGAAGCAGGGAGCGGAAGAAGTCAAGATCCAGGAGTAGGGAGCGGAAGAAGTCAAGatccagaagcagagagaggaagaaatcacGATCcagaagcagggaaagaaaacGTCGGATCCGATCCCGTTCCCGCTCGAGATCAAGACATAGGCATAGGAGTAGAAGCAGGAGTAGGACAAGGAGTAGAAGTCG TGATCGAAAGAAGAGAATTGAGAAACCAAGAAGATTTAGCAGAAGTTTAAGCCGAACTCCCAGTCCACCTCCCTTCAGAGGCAGAAATACAGCGATGGATGCACAAGAAGCTTTAGCTAGGAG ATTGGAAAGGGCAAAGAAATTACAAGAACAGCGAGAAAAGGAAATggttgagaaacaaaaacaacaagaaatagCTGcag CAGCTGCAGCTACTGGAGGTTCCGTTCTCAATGTTGCTGCCCTTTTGGCATCAGGAACGCAAGTAACTCCTCAGATAGCCATGGCAGCTCAAATGGCAGCCCTGCAAGCTAAAGCTTTGGCAGAGACCGGAATAGCTGTACCTAGCTATTATAACCCAGCAGCTGTGAATCCAATGAAATTTgctgaacaagagaaaaagagaaagatgcttTGGCAAGGCAAGAAAGAAGGG GACAAATCCCAGTCTGCTGAAATATGGGAAAAATTGAATTTTGGAAACAAGGACCAAAATGTCAAATTTAGGAAATTAATGGGTATTAAG AGTGAAGATGAAGCTGGATGTAGTTCGGTTGATGAAGAAAGTTACAAGACTTTGAAACAACAGGAAGAAGTATTTAGAAATCTGGATGCTCAGTATGAAATGGCAagatcacaaacacacacacagagaggaaTGGGATTGGGTTTCACATCATCAATGCGAGGAATGGATGCAGTTTGA
- the RSRC2 gene encoding arginine/serine-rich coiled-coil protein 2 isoform X4 codes for MYLFLLEPQNIIIQDHDQGQEKENESQITKEENTGAGAEAKRTNFFLKQARRHESKDKSSKKHKSEEHNDKEHSSDKGRERLNSSENGEDRHKRKERKSSRGRSHSRSRSRERRHRSRSRERKKSRSRSRERKKSRSRSRERKKSRSRSRERKRRIRSRSRSRSRHRHRSRSRSRTRSRSRDRKKRIEKPRRFSRSLSRTPSPPPFRGRNTAMDAQEALARRLERAKKLQEQREKEMVEKQKQQEIAAAAATGGSVLNVAALLASGTQVTPQIAMAAQMAALQAKALAETGIAVPSYYNPAAVNPMKFAEQEKKRKMLWQGKKEGDKSQSAEIWEKLNFGNKDQNVKFRKLMGIKSEDEAGCSSVDEESYKTLKQQEEVFRNLDAQYEMARSQTHTQRGMGLGFTSSMRGMDAV; via the exons AACCAACTTCTTCTTAAAACAGGCAAGAAGACATGAATCCAAAGATAAGTCCTCTAAGAAACACAAGTCTGAGGAACATAATGACAAAGAACATTCTTCTGATAAAGGAAGAGAGCGGCTAAATTCATCTGAAAATGGTGAGGACAGACACAAACGCaaagaaagaaagtcatcaaGAGGCAGAAGTCACTCAAGATCTAGGTCTCGTGAAAG GCGTCATCGTAGTAGAAGCAGGGAGCGGAAGAAGTCAAGATCCAGGAGTAGGGAGCGGAAGAAGTCAAGatccagaagcagagagaggaagaaatcacGATCcagaagcagggaaagaaaacGTCGGATCCGATCCCGTTCCCGCTCGAGATCAAGACATAGGCATAGGAGTAGAAGCAGGAGTAGGACAAGGAGTAGAAGTCG TGATCGAAAGAAGAGAATTGAGAAACCAAGAAGATTTAGCAGAAGTTTAAGCCGAACTCCCAGTCCACCTCCCTTCAGAGGCAGAAATACAGCGATGGATGCACAAGAAGCTTTAGCTAGGAG ATTGGAAAGGGCAAAGAAATTACAAGAACAGCGAGAAAAGGAAATggttgagaaacaaaaacaacaagaaatagCTGcag CTGCAGCTACTGGAGGTTCCGTTCTCAATGTTGCTGCCCTTTTGGCATCAGGAACGCAAGTAACTCCTCAGATAGCCATGGCAGCTCAAATGGCAGCCCTGCAAGCTAAAGCTTTGGCAGAGACCGGAATAGCTGTACCTAGCTATTATAACCCAGCAGCTGTGAATCCAATGAAATTTgctgaacaagagaaaaagagaaagatgcttTGGCAAGGCAAGAAAGAAGGG GACAAATCCCAGTCTGCTGAAATATGGGAAAAATTGAATTTTGGAAACAAGGACCAAAATGTCAAATTTAGGAAATTAATGGGTATTAAG AGTGAAGATGAAGCTGGATGTAGTTCGGTTGATGAAGAAAGTTACAAGACTTTGAAACAACAGGAAGAAGTATTTAGAAATCTGGATGCTCAGTATGAAATGGCAagatcacaaacacacacacagagaggaaTGGGATTGGGTTTCACATCATCAATGCGAGGAATGGATGCAGTTTGA
- the RSRC2 gene encoding arginine/serine-rich coiled-coil protein 2 isoform X6, whose protein sequence is MIRTNFFLKQARRHESKDKSSKKHKSEEHNDKEHSSDKGRERLNSSENGEDRHKRKERKSSRGRSHSRSRSRERRHRSRSRERKKSRSRSRERKKSRSRSRERKKSRSRSRERKRRIRSRSRSRSRHRHRSRSRSRTRSRSRDRKKRIEKPRRFSRSLSRTPSPPPFRGRNTAMDAQEALARRLERAKKLQEQREKEMVEKQKQQEIAAAAATGGSVLNVAALLASGTQVTPQIAMAAQMAALQAKALAETGIAVPSYYNPAAVNPMKFAEQEKKRKMLWQGKKEGDKSQSAEIWEKLNFGNKDQNVKFRKLMGIKSEDEAGCSSVDEESYKTLKQQEEVFRNLDAQYEMARSQTHTQRGMGLGFTSSMRGMDAV, encoded by the exons AACCAACTTCTTCTTAAAACAGGCAAGAAGACATGAATCCAAAGATAAGTCCTCTAAGAAACACAAGTCTGAGGAACATAATGACAAAGAACATTCTTCTGATAAAGGAAGAGAGCGGCTAAATTCATCTGAAAATGGTGAGGACAGACACAAACGCaaagaaagaaagtcatcaaGAGGCAGAAGTCACTCAAGATCTAGGTCTCGTGAAAG GCGTCATCGTAGTAGAAGCAGGGAGCGGAAGAAGTCAAGATCCAGGAGTAGGGAGCGGAAGAAGTCAAGatccagaagcagagagaggaagaaatcacGATCcagaagcagggaaagaaaacGTCGGATCCGATCCCGTTCCCGCTCGAGATCAAGACATAGGCATAGGAGTAGAAGCAGGAGTAGGACAAGGAGTAGAAGTCG TGATCGAAAGAAGAGAATTGAGAAACCAAGAAGATTTAGCAGAAGTTTAAGCCGAACTCCCAGTCCACCTCCCTTCAGAGGCAGAAATACAGCGATGGATGCACAAGAAGCTTTAGCTAGGAG ATTGGAAAGGGCAAAGAAATTACAAGAACAGCGAGAAAAGGAAATggttgagaaacaaaaacaacaagaaatagCTGcag CTGCAGCTACTGGAGGTTCCGTTCTCAATGTTGCTGCCCTTTTGGCATCAGGAACGCAAGTAACTCCTCAGATAGCCATGGCAGCTCAAATGGCAGCCCTGCAAGCTAAAGCTTTGGCAGAGACCGGAATAGCTGTACCTAGCTATTATAACCCAGCAGCTGTGAATCCAATGAAATTTgctgaacaagagaaaaagagaaagatgcttTGGCAAGGCAAGAAAGAAGGG GACAAATCCCAGTCTGCTGAAATATGGGAAAAATTGAATTTTGGAAACAAGGACCAAAATGTCAAATTTAGGAAATTAATGGGTATTAAG AGTGAAGATGAAGCTGGATGTAGTTCGGTTGATGAAGAAAGTTACAAGACTTTGAAACAACAGGAAGAAGTATTTAGAAATCTGGATGCTCAGTATGAAATGGCAagatcacaaacacacacacagagaggaaTGGGATTGGGTTTCACATCATCAATGCGAGGAATGGATGCAGTTTGA